One genomic window of Kaistia geumhonensis includes the following:
- a CDS encoding DUF2339 domain-containing protein, which produces MPSPMDGLIALGILLLLALPVITVVSFFMLIGTRRRLSEVEKRLIAMELRAAGGQIIAAAPAAPEETTAPSAEAAQPETMDAAAAVNETPETWTEAVDETPSAPPGPPAPPRPAKPRESLEQRLGARWAVWVGGLALALGAIFLVRYSIDAGLIGPGVRIALAAAFSLALLAGGEWLRRSPRVTAFSAIPAANIPGILTAAGTVGLFATAYGAYALYGMIGPAAAFVLLAAIGLATMAAAALHGPWLSGLGLVGAHAAPLLVTSTKPDFAILALYLTIVTAAAFGLARLRRWRWLAVAASVAALAWGFFVLFIGGDPVVEAAYAIAFMILALLALVVDAHDVDESPARPDFLATLVLAGTAALLLTGAIADDFGATGVFAALIGGALLLAAAWRYDAAALLSGVAALLLLGLTYFWPAAAQVAAAPTTYVADAVAAWFPLPDAVAFFANTAAIGGAALIGVALLHPRRRPAPVAFAVAALAGAAAAGPLLALAVAYLRISGFTSNLVLAAIAFALAGLYAALASRSVAREADDPTASIATGMYAAGAVGGVAFGLTMALNGGMLTTALALASLGTAWVETRRPIPALRYAVLVMAAAVFGRIVWDPYVFDVRSGGAVYGSILAGYGIPTLAFAGAAMLLHRRAGDRPALAAEGIAITLFALMVVFEIHAVTFGGDLLTPSTRLGEQGLLTAAAFAFSLGLARIGRKRSSPVFAAAAIIFRALGLANAVLSLGVALNPLVTGDAVAGSALLNEIVLAYWLPAILAGLLALQPLPAGATAVRRWLRVATGLVALALAFGGVSLEIRFLFATGPDLSAGGVGAAESYTYSAVWLAMGLGLLLAGLFADAKAIRIASAALILIAVLKVFLIDMSNLEGVWRALSFMGLGLVLIGIGLLYQRLLFGRRPADALPDS; this is translated from the coding sequence ATGCCATCCCCCATGGATGGACTTATCGCCCTCGGAATCCTGCTGCTGCTCGCGCTGCCGGTCATTACGGTGGTGTCCTTCTTCATGCTGATCGGCACCCGCCGGCGCCTGTCGGAGGTCGAGAAGCGGCTGATCGCGATGGAGCTTCGGGCGGCCGGCGGGCAGATAATCGCCGCTGCACCGGCCGCTCCGGAGGAGACGACGGCCCCTTCGGCCGAAGCCGCGCAGCCAGAGACCATGGACGCGGCAGCGGCGGTGAACGAAACGCCGGAGACATGGACGGAGGCGGTCGACGAAACGCCTTCCGCGCCGCCCGGGCCGCCTGCCCCGCCTCGGCCGGCGAAGCCGCGCGAGAGCCTCGAGCAGCGTCTCGGCGCGCGCTGGGCGGTCTGGGTCGGCGGCCTCGCACTGGCGCTCGGCGCCATCTTCCTCGTCCGCTACTCGATCGACGCCGGACTAATCGGACCGGGGGTCCGGATCGCCCTCGCCGCGGCCTTCTCGCTCGCCCTGCTCGCCGGCGGCGAATGGTTGCGCCGCTCGCCGCGCGTCACCGCCTTCTCGGCCATTCCCGCCGCCAACATTCCCGGCATCCTGACCGCCGCCGGAACGGTGGGCCTCTTCGCGACCGCCTATGGCGCCTATGCGCTCTACGGGATGATCGGCCCCGCCGCCGCCTTCGTGCTGCTCGCCGCGATCGGTCTCGCCACCATGGCGGCGGCGGCGCTGCACGGCCCCTGGCTGTCGGGCCTCGGTCTCGTCGGCGCGCATGCCGCGCCGCTGCTCGTCACCTCGACGAAGCCCGACTTCGCCATCCTCGCCCTCTACCTCACCATCGTGACCGCCGCCGCCTTCGGCCTCGCGCGGCTGCGGCGCTGGCGCTGGCTGGCGGTGGCGGCGTCCGTGGCGGCGCTCGCCTGGGGCTTCTTCGTGCTCTTCATCGGCGGCGACCCGGTCGTCGAAGCGGCCTATGCCATCGCCTTCATGATCCTCGCGCTGCTCGCGCTCGTCGTCGACGCCCATGATGTAGATGAAAGCCCCGCGCGGCCGGATTTCCTGGCGACGCTGGTTCTCGCCGGCACGGCGGCGCTGCTGCTGACGGGCGCGATTGCGGATGATTTCGGGGCGACCGGCGTCTTCGCGGCACTGATCGGCGGCGCGCTGCTGCTGGCCGCCGCCTGGCGCTATGACGCGGCGGCTCTGCTCTCCGGCGTCGCGGCGCTGCTGCTGCTCGGCCTCACCTATTTCTGGCCGGCCGCCGCGCAGGTCGCCGCCGCGCCGACGACCTATGTCGCCGATGCCGTCGCCGCCTGGTTCCCGCTGCCCGACGCCGTCGCGTTCTTCGCCAATACGGCGGCGATCGGCGGTGCGGCGCTGATCGGCGTTGCGCTGCTGCATCCGCGCCGCCGGCCCGCGCCCGTCGCCTTCGCCGTGGCCGCGCTCGCCGGCGCCGCAGCGGCAGGCCCGCTGCTCGCGCTCGCCGTCGCCTATCTCCGGATCTCCGGCTTCACCTCGAACCTCGTCCTCGCCGCGATCGCCTTCGCGCTCGCCGGCCTTTACGCCGCGCTCGCAAGCCGGTCGGTGGCGCGGGAAGCGGATGATCCGACGGCCTCGATCGCGACAGGCATGTATGCCGCCGGCGCGGTCGGCGGCGTCGCCTTCGGCCTCACCATGGCGCTTAACGGCGGCATGCTGACGACCGCGCTGGCGCTGGCGAGCCTCGGAACCGCCTGGGTGGAGACGCGCCGGCCGATCCCGGCGCTGCGCTATGCCGTGCTCGTCATGGCCGCGGCCGTGTTCGGCCGCATCGTCTGGGACCCCTATGTCTTCGACGTGAGGAGCGGCGGCGCCGTCTATGGCTCCATCCTCGCCGGCTACGGCATCCCGACGCTCGCCTTCGCCGGCGCCGCCATGCTGCTGCACCGCCGCGCAGGCGACCGGCCCGCGCTGGCCGCAGAGGGCATCGCGATCACGCTGTTCGCGCTGATGGTCGTGTTCGAGATCCATGCCGTGACCTTCGGCGGTGACCTCCTCACGCCGTCGACCCGCCTTGGCGAACAGGGCCTCCTGACGGCGGCTGCCTTCGCCTTCTCGCTCGGGCTGGCCCGGATCGGCCGCAAGCGTTCGAGCCCGGTCTTCGCCGCGGCGGCGATCATCTTCCGCGCGCTCGGCCTCGCCAATGCCGTGCTCTCGCTCGGCGTCGCGCTCAATCCGCTGGTGACGGGCGACGCGGTCGCGGGCTCGGCCCTGCTCAACGAGATCGTGCTCGCCTACTGGCTGCCGGCGATCCTCGCGGGGCTTCTCGCCCTCCAGCCCCTGCCGGCCGGCGCGACGGCCGTGCGGCGCTGGCTCCGTGTCGCGACGGGCCTCGTCGCGCTCGCGCTCGCCTTTGGCGGCGTCTCGCTGGAAATCCGCTTCCTCTTCGCCACCGGCCCCGATCTCTCGGCGGGCGGCGTCGGCGCGGCCGAGTCCTACACCTATTCCGCCGTCTGGCTCGCGATGGGCCTCGGACTGCTGCTCGCCGGTCTCTTCGCCGATGCCAAGGCGATCCGCATCGCCTCGGCGGCGCTCATCCTCATCGCGGTGCTCAAGGTCTTCCTGATCGACATGAGCAATCTCGAAGGCGTCTGGCGCGCCCTCTCCTTCATGGGCCTCGGCCTCGTGCTGATCGGCATCGGGCTTCTCTATCAGCGGCTGCTCTTCGGGCGGCGACCGGCCGATGCCCTTCCCGACAGCTGA